In the Balaenoptera musculus isolate JJ_BM4_2016_0621 chromosome 20, mBalMus1.pri.v3, whole genome shotgun sequence genome, ctgaaatatttcaattatCGTTGACTTTTTTGTTCCTCCCAGGATCACTGTGACTTGTTTAATTTTCGTCATTCACATTCTGTATTATATCATGTTGCTTTATTCGTCATAAAAATGCTAACTTCTTAGAATTGTGGCTGTCAGCTTGGACTTTGAATTAAATGAGGCTGTAGAAATCTTATAGACACCCTCAAATTAACCTCAATGGTTTCATTGTATACAGTAACATAGAAAGAAGTTGGCTTAATTCAGAGGTCCTGTGAGATGATAAAAGTTGAGTCAGACATTGCCTCTCGACCCTGCTAGTTATCGTTCCATAGGGCAACCTTCTAATACTCTCACTTCCTCCAGGTGTAGTGGAAATTACCCTAAAGTCACACTTACGTTGTCACCTGAGTTGCTTTCTGATAAACTTTGGTCCACCCAGGAACGGGGGTGCGTCAGTCAGGAGGTGCTAAGTTAGGCTGTGGTAACAATGACCCCCAAATTTCAAAACAAAGTTTATATCTCACTCACTATACATCTCTATTAAGAGTCAATTGCAGCTCTGCTCCAAAACATCTTCACTCAGGGTCCCAGTCAATGGGGCAGCCCCTGTCTGGAACATTGCAGATCtcacagcagaaagaaaagaggacatAGTATGCAcccatttttaatgtttctgctTGGCTACTCACATTTTACTGGCTAAGGCAGGTCACACAGTCAGCCCGTATCTAATAGGGCAGGAATGTATAATCCGCTTTCCGAGAGAGGCACCGAGCTCGGGCAACAGTAAATAACACAGTTCACCACTGTGATGGATGCTAAGAGGCTTGGAGCGCCATAAAGTGAAACCGTCCTCGTGAGTGGATGACCACCCAGGTGGGTCAGTCACCTTAGAACCTCGCTGAAACCTAGCAGACTTCCTCCAGGCAAGGTGCACGCAAGTCCAGCCTGGGTTTGAGTATCCTCTAAagcctgcatttctttttttaaaagctctctccTTCTGGGGATAAACATTCCAGGCTCTGAGTGGGTAAACTGGGAGCAATTCCCGTAAGAGGAGGCGGTTTTTCCACTGAAGGGTGAAGGAAGTGAATCAGATGGGCCCTGAGGGCAATTTCTAGTTCTAAACCTATCTAACTCAGATCTCTGCCTGACTATTGGGTTCCTTAGTTGTCCACTTCGAGATAAAGAGGAAGCAAACTCAGAATTGACTGTTCGTTTACAGTATTCACTGCCTCGGGCGGCTGAAGGTTTTGAGTCCTAGCCAGCCTTTGAAAGGATCAGCAAGGGCACCTCTCCCCGTTCCTGAGTTACCAGGCACTCAGCTTCATCCAGAGAGTATTCTGATGGGCTGGGGACCCACCATAAGAAGGAACTTGTCAGTGCAGAATTCCAGAGGCTTATGCCTAGTTAAATGTAAATCCAGAGAGAAGAAGACATCTGAAGTTTTTTATTCATCGGTGACAGTTTGGAGACCCAAGCATTGTTGGAGTCACTGCTGGATGTTGACGGGCTTTCTTGCAGGACTCAGTGGGAAACAATCTGCTTTAATGCCCTCCCTTCAGCCTGTTTTCCAGACACTGGGGAGGTTCCTGCACTCATCCCCAGCGTCCACCACCGAAAGCACGTCAGCGCCTCAGGACTGGAAATATGCAACATGTGATTTTCTTCACACCTGATTTGTAACTGGGGCTGAAATTTTTAATGGGAACAGTAGGCAACTTCTTACCCAGTCATGGGCCATTTCTGGTAATCTTGCAGCCCCCAAGGAATTCTCCTGACTCGGTCAAGAAACCGTAGCGACACGGCTGCGTCACGTGAATGCCAGGACACTTGACAAACGGGCACAGCACGTGCCTGAACACTGCTGTTCCTCGGCTGAAGCCTCACCTGCTGCTTTATTCTTTGTGAGGAGAAAGAGGAGCTCTGgcgtttgttgttttttaagtccTGGCCTTTTCATGTAGATTGCCACCTCAGAGCCTGCAAAACGTGGGAGCCCTGTGGCAATCCCTAAGTGGCAGTTCATGTGAGCTAGCCCTCGGGGTGGCGCCGCGTGCCTGGGACGCTCCTTTCGCCAGCAGTTTgcagagtgtttttttttaatttatttatttaatttatttatttttagctgcgttgggtcttcgttgctgcacgcaggctttctctagttgtggcgagcgggggctactcttcgtcgtggtgcatgggcttctcattgcggtggcttctcttgttgcggagcacaggctctaggcgcacgggcttcagtagttgtggcatgtgggctcagtagttgtggcacacaggctctagagcgcaggctcagtagttgtggcgcacgggcttagctgctccgcggcatgtgggatcttcccagaccagggttcgaacctgtgtcccgggtattggcaggcagattcttaaccgctgcgccaccagggaagccctgcagattTAACTGTAGGAATGAAGCCCTCAGCTGTGTCTTTGGCTGCTTTGTGGTGGAGACGTAAGCAGGCGATTTCTCCGTTTGTCCAGTCACGCTCCAGATGCAGCGTCATTTCCCTGGACGGCTCCTCCTCACCACTTGACTGACAGCAGGCCGTCTGCTCTTGGACGGGCGTGTTCCCAGCCCTCACGTATCTGTGCGCTCCTTCCATCCTGCTGGGGAACAGGCAGATCTGGGCTTGCCGCGCTCCGAGACAGCCGCCCGAGCAGCTGAGTCACCCCGTTAAAAGATTCTCTGCTTTCTATGTTCCTCCTGTTCTCAGATGCTTTCCAGAAGCCCTTGCCCGTTTTCTTCTGAAGACCTGTCTTTCTGCCTCACCGCTAAGCCTTCACCTGTTTTCAGACTCCCTTCACACGTGTGGTGGAAGCTGTAGACGTTTACACACATGCTGTGGAATACCAGAGGTTGAGAAACACCACGATGAAGTGCAGATGGGGGGgctttctcctctgcctctttATTGTCAACCCACGGAGTGGGCCCTCTGAATCACCAGCCAGAGGGATGGTTTAACCCACCCAAAATGCTTCTGTTTTGTCCTGTGGAGTTCTCAAGGGCAGAGCCCTAAGGCAGCGGGAAGGTCCCGCAGGCAGGGAAGTCGAGTTTCCACTTCTGCGGAAGATGTTCCTGCGGTTCTTCCCAGCGCAGAGCAGCTCTGAGACACCAGGCAGATGAGttcaggggaagggggtggtttCCAGCACACCTTTCCAAGTCTGATCCCATCTGTCCTGTCCTTTCTAGGTACTTGGAAGTTCCGGTAGAACATACGTGTGTTTGGCCTCTTGTCATTACTGTTCGTGTCCGGCATTTGCCTTCTCAGTGCTGCGGAAGAGTGACAGCCTCCTGGTGAGGATGGGAAGGGCCCCCCCAGCTGCAGCTGAGCTAGGAGAGAGATTGTGAGCCCTCGCTGCATCGTTTAAGAGTTGCACAAAATAAGGATTTTACTACATGTTGAAACAGATAGTAGTTTCTTGTCCTTGACTTCAGTCAGTCATCTCTTTTGGGTTTACCCGCCCAAAATGCAGTGTCATTTTTAGAACTACAccaatttcccattttaatttaaaaggtcACAGATGAAGCTGTGGGGGAGGGTGACAGGTAACCCCCAAAGTTGGCAACTGGGGAATTAGTTGGCCCAATAAAAATATGAGCTAAATAGAATGCTGGCAACTTTGCATACCCCCAACTCCACGTCCAGCCTTGAGGTGtttcttcccactccctgtgAGACAGCCTGGCACTTAGCCATGCTCGACTTCCACGGGGGCAGGAGAGCACATCGGTGCCTCTGCTGATTTCACGGAGTCCAGGGCATCAAGCAGGAACAAGACATACTCACAAAACTCCTGATTCCACAGGAGAAAGCACGACCCACCCGAGAGCAGGTAGCTATTTTTTAAGTCTTGCCAAGGAAGAAAATTATAGCACCCACTgaattcttcccctttcttttacACTGTTAATTACACACCTCGGGAACTGGGTGGCAGGTTGAATGTCCCATTGTACGAGAAGCCACATTCACAGCTgatttcacctgtaaaatgacaGGGTTCAAGCAGGCCCTCCAGTAACCTAAGCTGTGTGTGCTATGATACAAGGTCCAGCACAGATCCTCTCCCCAGAGGTGTTACAGGCCGAGATATGTGAGGGtcctgccacccctgcccctgcccccgaCACCGCACCCCGGAAGTCTAATAGCGGTGAAGGGACTACACTGTAGACTCTGAGCGTGTGTGTAAGATGGGGATAAGACCTGTCCCCCTggggggttaaatgagataatcttaTTATCTCATTATTAAATAATTCTCTCTTATTAAGTGAGATAATCTTTaagaagcacttagcacagtacctcAAGGAACGTTAGCCATTGCTATTAACAGCTTTCTGAAGGcgaggaagaaagaaatataatttaggACTAAAATAAAGAGCCCGTTTCGGTTTTCCCTTGGTTTTACCTGTACCAGCTGGATCTAAACTGTTGCTCCAAACGACAGGCAAAGGAAAAGCTCCTCTGTCCCCACTGCCTCCTAGAAGGTCTCACCTTTGTCTGCAGTTTCAGGCAGTGAGGTAGAGGCGCACAGTCTGTGTGCCCCACCCCTTTCCTGCTGCACAGGATGGTGGTGAGAGGTCCGGCTTAGCCCGGCCCCTCCAGGTTCTAACTGGTTTGTGTGTTTTGCATTCCAGTGCAAGCACCTCTTGGCAGTTTACCTTAGTCAGGTTATGAGGACCTGTCAGCAGCTGAGCGTCTCTGACAAGCAACTGACTGATGTATTATTGATGGAAAAGACACAAGAAGCATCATAACTGGCGCAGCTGGAGCATCACTGGCTTTCAACGTAGGATCCTGTCCAGAGACGCACGCAGCCTGTCGCGCGTGGCTCACGCGGCGGGGACGTGAACCAGGCTCCTTGTCACCGTCCCGTCCCCGCTGGGCTGCAGGAGGCATTGTGCGTTGGGCCCAGGACGTGTGTATGGTTTGAAGCCCTCGTGAAACGTCTGAACCAGCCTCCAAGCCCCTTGGGTAGAAAATTTCCAGATGGAATCAAGCGTTTGAGACTCGAAAGCCTATCATCATGTCATGGTTATAATTAGTCAGATTCTTAAGTGACTAAGAGtactagtcattttttttttttttaatcacttttttttttaaagttacctactttatttatttatttatttatttttggctgtgttgggtcttcgtttctgtgcgagggctttctctagttgcagcgagcgggggccactcttcatcgcagtgcacgggcctctcactgtcgcggcctctcttgttgcggggcacaggctccagacgcgcaggctcagtagttgtggctcacgggcctagttgctccgcggcatgtgggatcttcccagaccggggctcgaacccgtgtcccctgcattggcaggcagactctcaaccactgcgccaccagggaagcctgagtaCTAGTCATTCTTAAGAGGTTGGAACAGTAGGTGAAACAGCAAGCTGAAGTTTAGATAAATAAGCATCAGTCCTTTTTCTTGGGTCCAGAAAATTTTTCTGCAATAAAAGGTTAGAGCGGAGATGTGGCTAAATGGCAGCAAAGATAAAAAGACATCAGGGTTCTGGTTTCAGTGAGCTGCAGAATCTACAGTGTTGAGGCCAAAATAGCTGATTAAATAGGCTGTATTGTGAGAAAGGTAGCACCTAGGACAAGGAAGTGCTGGTTTGCTCTGCAGGCACTTCTGAGCTTTGTAACAAGCCAGAAAAGGCTGAGAGATCCCAAGAGGATGTTGGGAGGGAGATAAACGGGACTCATCTGGACCCCAAGAGACAGCAAAGGAGCAATGACGGATGAAAAGGAACACGAGACAGATTTCGGCACAGGACAGGAACTTCTCATGGGGAAGGCTGTCCGCAGCTGGAACAGGGTCCTAGAAGGACAGGCTTTCCCTGTCTCTCTAGGGGTTCGTGGGCCTGCAGCATCTTCGCAGGGTTACTGCGGAAGGAACTGAGTCAGCGACCAGACAGGTGAAATAGATGGTTTTGCAGCCTCGGACACCCCCCAACCCTGTGCCCCGAAATATGAAGCGCTAATGAATGACTGTGGGAAAGGCCCCAGATGGCACAGGGCTCTGTGGTGGCAGGGCCTTCTCTTAGGTCGAGGTGTGGCCAATAAAACCTATCAAGACTGTGCTACTTGGCAAACTTGGGCTCGGGTGTAGACTTATCTCAGGATAAAGAACAGAAGGTAGGTGAGCTCTGCACAGCAAGCCGGCGCAGCACCCTAAAccgtatatttctttttttaagttttatttttatttcacctcATACATGAACACAATTCTCGAACTTTCCTTCGTAAAATTTTCACTTTGGATTCCAGCAACTTGGCCAAACTTGAACTTGGGAGAGAAGTAAAATTCACTTATCTAGCTCTGGAAGGGGGACACAGAATCTGGTGGCGGAGGGATCCCACTTCTCCAGTTTCTTCCTTTAGGGTGGTTTGCTGTACATGGAAAAGATTGTTATCAAACCTGTCATCTGATGATATTCTACTTAAGAACTTAGGAGACTATCATTTCCCTAATATGGCAGTGTCTTGATTGAagaattatacttttaattttcctgGTCACCTTCCTCAgaacaagtatatatttttagtatGTCCAACTTTTTCCATTGCCtgctaagttaaaaaatatttgtattgtaATAGTTCACAGTGTTTCACAGTAAAATAGTTTCAGTCATTTTCTACCATGAAAGAGGTCAGactctcaaaaaaacaaaactttcttttACAATCCATTCAAGTCGTCAGCATCATCTACAAGAGCAGCCAGAGAACCATAAACACATTTGTCGACCCTCGGAACCTACTAGTAACGTGTGCATATTAACTGGGTACGTGGTACCCCCGGGGAAGCGCTCCGAAGAGGCGACCTGCTGGCCTGCGAGGTGCAGCTGTCCTTCCAGCGAGACTCCGCCAGCCGTGCCCTGTCCCTTTGTTACCGAACTTGTGCCTTCTCCTCAAAGAGGCCAGAGCCTCGGTCACAGGCCCACCTGGACAGCAGGCTGCGCCCCTGCCTGCCCGTCCCCACTCTTGCGGACGTCCGTCCGGCAGAGAACATACCTGGAGATGATTTGGTGGAAAGCGTAGCGGAAGTCTCGGTTCCGGGAGGCGTAGACAATGGGATTGACGACCGAGTTGGCGTGCGACAGGAGGATGGCCGTGTTCGTGGCCCACTCGGGCTTCTCCTTGGCCCAGGCTGGCTGAGAGAGCGTGGCACAGTTGATGACGTGTACCGGCAGCCAGCACAGAGCAAAGACCCCAACAATCACGGCCAGGGACTTGGCCGCGTGGATCTCCCGCTGGAGGACGGTCCTCGAGTGGTCCATGAGCTCCATGCGCTGGAGCTGCCTGCAGGCCACCAGGAAGATCTTGACGTAGATGACCAGCATTATGAGCAGCGGGGGCAGGACGCACCCAAAGAAATTGAAGTACACCATGTAGCTCATGGGGACCACGTTCTCAAAAAGACACTTCACAAGGCAGCAGCTTGCGTTTGTGGTCCCGTCCCAGGGCTCCGTGCAATTGGTGGCACTGTCTTTACTGTTCCACCCCAGGAACGGGGTCAGGCCGATGCCAAAGGCAAGGACCCAGAGGACAGCAATGACTCCTCTTGCTCGGGCCCCAGTGACCAAACTCTTATACCTGTTGAAAAgaacatcagctgttaaccgtCAGCTTACAGCGCTctgccaccaaagtccaggaccccACCTCTGCTTTTTGTTCCTTTACCCCTAACAGCCTCTACCGTTCAGCCTCAGAGGGCACCGTGGCCTTTTACCCTCAACACCTAACAGCTTGCAAACAGGTATAAACAGCTTTGCTCTAACAAGCTCAATAAGATTTTCATTCTTAATAACTCACCTCTGTCTAAT is a window encoding:
- the ZSWIM7 gene encoding zinc finger SWIM domain-containing protein 7; translated protein: MAVAARALTLPAVVEELLSEMAEAARDGAPIPDEHLLSLKFVFGSSAVQALDLVDRQSITLLSSPSGRRVYQVLGSSGRTYVCLASCHYCSCPAFAFSVLRKSDSLLCKHLLAVYLSQVMRTCQQLSVSDKQLTDVLLMEKTQEAS
- the ADORA2B gene encoding adenosine receptor A2b isoform X2; the protein is MTLPRVLVGDGPEGFSPRVTRYKSLVTGARARGVIAVLWVLAFGIGLTPFLGWNSKDSATNCTEPWDGTTNASCCLVKCLFENVVPMSYMVYFNFFGCVLPPLLIMLVIYVKIFLVACRQLQRMELMDHSRTVLQREIHAAKSLAVIVGVFALCWLPVHVINCATLSQPAWAKEKPEWATNTAILLSHANSVVNPIVYASRNRDFRYAFHQIISSKPP
- the ADORA2B gene encoding adenosine receptor A2b isoform X1, with the translated sequence MTLPRVLVGDGPEGFSPRVTRYKSLVTGARARGVIAVLWVLAFGIGLTPFLGWNSKDSATNCTEPWDGTTNASCCLVKCLFENVVPMSYMVYFNFFGCVLPPLLIMLVIYVKIFLVACRQLQRMELMDHSRTVLQREIHAAKSLAVIVGVFALCWLPVHVINCATLSQPAWAKEKPEWATNTAILLSHANSVVNPIVYASRNRDFRYAFHQIISRYVLCRTDVRKSGDGQAGAQPAVQVGL